A genomic segment from Candidatus Desulfatibia profunda encodes:
- a CDS encoding ATP-binding protein, with the protein MARSIQKRRKKDTHAGKLRIADHWNAISIIASSQANPLKAVAEFVENSIDARARQIVITRGKKKGEFYLKVSDDGEGIPRDEQGLPDFRHVATHICDSVKRRLKIEGAEGIQGEFGIGLLSFWTVGQNLAITCCGADGNTYEMTMAKNSPEFAVFKRRVLIPFKGTDLMVYPLLPGLRPLTGEKIQRYLAAELRDRIKESDVKIKVVDRTSRTEHVVVPRQFAGRLLHDLRPAETAPGDIDLELYLSDPGSGNQVGLYRRGTRVLPSIIELDHFQKEPWTAGYLQGILDAPFLNLTPGTRQGIIRDDRFDAFCRAMEPVEKHLQQVIAEQRKAEEERSSRQILRKVQRALKEAFLRLPQEEYDWFDLHGAKAQKKKDPLFSSESIIGGAREADRREGEAHETATESDDREEGPTEFFEFAGPLFSVLISPKSSVVPVDRRKKYRAVCRDRSRRTVCEGLAYRWEITDGDGQLQGDDGESVVFIAPSEPCLTTLRVIVRQKETECMDEALITITDSLVDQTAGTGTRKGLPGYTYRRAPGEMWRSKFDVDKNVIVINNGHRDFVYAGKQKSRKLRYICRLFCKELVRHNFPGLQTDELLERMIELSLYTEEHLK; encoded by the coding sequence ATGGCCAGATCCATTCAAAAAAGAAGAAAAAAAGACACACATGCCGGGAAGCTGCGCATCGCAGATCACTGGAATGCAATCAGCATCATTGCCAGTTCGCAAGCCAATCCACTGAAAGCAGTGGCCGAATTTGTGGAAAACAGCATTGATGCACGGGCCAGGCAAATCGTGATTACGAGGGGAAAGAAAAAGGGCGAATTCTATCTGAAGGTCAGCGACGATGGTGAGGGCATACCTAGAGATGAACAGGGGTTGCCTGATTTTCGGCACGTGGCAACGCACATTTGCGATTCCGTCAAGCGACGGTTGAAGATCGAGGGTGCCGAGGGAATCCAGGGCGAATTCGGCATAGGCCTCCTCAGTTTCTGGACTGTCGGCCAGAACCTGGCTATCACCTGTTGCGGGGCTGATGGAAACACATACGAGATGACCATGGCCAAGAATTCACCGGAATTCGCGGTTTTCAAGAGACGTGTGTTGATTCCCTTCAAGGGAACAGACCTGATGGTATATCCCCTTTTGCCGGGGCTGCGGCCCTTGACGGGTGAGAAGATCCAGCGCTATCTTGCAGCCGAACTCAGGGATCGGATCAAGGAGTCGGATGTAAAAATTAAAGTTGTGGATCGGACCAGCCGGACAGAGCATGTTGTCGTCCCACGGCAGTTTGCCGGGCGGTTGCTCCATGACCTGAGACCTGCTGAGACCGCACCAGGTGACATCGATCTGGAACTATACCTCAGCGATCCCGGTTCCGGTAACCAGGTCGGATTGTATCGACGCGGTACGCGGGTCCTGCCGTCGATTATCGAACTCGATCATTTTCAGAAAGAGCCGTGGACCGCGGGCTACTTGCAGGGCATTCTGGACGCCCCGTTCCTGAATCTTACGCCGGGGACCCGTCAGGGAATCATTCGTGATGATCGCTTTGACGCTTTTTGCCGGGCAATGGAGCCGGTTGAAAAGCACCTGCAGCAGGTGATCGCGGAGCAGCGCAAGGCGGAAGAGGAACGATCCAGCCGTCAGATTCTGCGCAAGGTTCAGCGTGCCCTCAAGGAGGCGTTTCTGCGTCTTCCGCAGGAGGAATATGACTGGTTCGACCTTCATGGCGCAAAAGCTCAAAAAAAGAAAGATCCTCTTTTTTCTTCAGAATCGATCATCGGGGGCGCCCGTGAGGCGGATCGCCGGGAAGGTGAGGCCCACGAGACCGCCACGGAATCAGACGACCGGGAAGAAGGGCCGACGGAATTCTTTGAGTTTGCCGGACCACTGTTCAGTGTGCTGATCTCCCCGAAGTCGAGTGTGGTCCCGGTTGACAGACGCAAGAAATATCGTGCTGTATGCCGGGATCGCTCACGGCGGACCGTTTGTGAAGGTCTGGCATATCGCTGGGAAATAACGGACGGCGACGGCCAACTCCAGGGCGACGACGGCGAATCGGTCGTTTTTATTGCGCCTTCAGAGCCATGCCTGACGACATTGAGGGTCATCGTCCGCCAGAAGGAGACCGAATGCATGGATGAGGCCCTGATAACCATTACCGATTCACTCGTGGATCAAACAGCCGGGACCGGGACGCGCAAAGGGCTGCCGGGGTATACGTATCGTCGGGCTCCGGGGGAGATGTGGCGTTCAAAGTTCGATGTGGACAAGAACGTCATCGTAATCAACAACGGACACAGAGACTTCGTGTACGCCGGCAAGCAGAAAAGCCGCAAGCTTCGCTATATTTGCCGCCTGTTCTGCAAAGAACTGGTTCGTCACAATTTCCCCGGGCTGCAGACAGACGAACTCCTGGAGCGCATGATCGAACTCTCCTTGTACACGGAAGAGCATCTAAAGTGA
- a CDS encoding YgiQ family radical SAM protein — MFLPTTPQELSRLGWKSLDVILVTGDAYIDSPHVGVAVIGKVLLNAGYRVGIISQPDIHSDLDICRLGVPELFWGVTAGCMDSMIANYTPTRKRRRTDDLTPGGQNTKRPDMAGIVYPNLIRKYFKNTRPIVLGGIEASLRRISHYDYGSDSVRRSILFDAKADILVYGMGEETVLDLARKLLENRPVADTRGICHIASEKPKGYIELPSHEEVARDKNKFEQMFRVFYENSDPFSAVGLCQKQDTRYLIQNPPQLPPSPAALDRIYELDYERDVHPFHKAAGRVRALETIRFSITTHRGCYGECRFCSIPVHQGRIVISRSEASILKEAARMSRHPEFKGIIPDVGGPTANMYGIECGRKGKHGACRNKGCLTPVICNDLPVSHHRQIHLLENLRQLPGIKKVFIGSGIRHDLVLKDQKYGQRYIEELVRHHVSGQLKVAPEHSEEHILHLMGKPGFQDLLEFKRRFDQLNQQLNKKQYLTYYFIAAYPGCTLKDMAQLRRIIRRRLGLRPQQVQIFTPSPATIATLMYYTATDPDTGRPLFVEKNIGRKEAQKKVLVSHGSQVRRTSAERPGRKVRTGEQDS, encoded by the coding sequence ATGTTCCTTCCCACCACCCCACAAGAACTCTCCCGGCTCGGCTGGAAATCTCTGGACGTCATCCTGGTTACCGGCGACGCCTACATCGACTCGCCCCATGTGGGCGTGGCCGTCATCGGCAAGGTGCTGCTCAACGCCGGTTACCGGGTCGGCATTATTTCCCAGCCGGATATCCACAGCGACCTCGATATTTGTCGCCTGGGAGTGCCGGAACTGTTCTGGGGCGTTACGGCCGGATGTATGGACTCGATGATCGCCAATTATACGCCGACGCGGAAACGCCGCCGCACGGACGACCTGACCCCCGGAGGGCAAAACACCAAGCGACCGGACATGGCCGGAATTGTCTATCCAAATTTGATTCGAAAATATTTCAAGAACACCAGGCCGATTGTCCTTGGTGGAATTGAAGCCAGCCTGCGTCGCATCTCTCACTACGATTACGGATCCGATTCCGTGCGGCGCTCGATTCTTTTTGACGCCAAGGCCGATATCCTGGTTTACGGGATGGGTGAAGAGACGGTTCTCGATTTGGCTCGAAAATTATTAGAAAACCGGCCGGTTGCCGACACCCGCGGGATTTGCCATATCGCCTCCGAAAAGCCGAAAGGGTATATCGAACTGCCTTCCCATGAGGAAGTTGCCCGGGACAAAAACAAATTTGAACAAATGTTCCGGGTCTTTTATGAAAACAGCGATCCCTTTAGCGCCGTAGGGCTTTGCCAAAAGCAGGACACCCGCTATCTGATTCAGAATCCGCCCCAATTGCCGCCGAGCCCGGCAGCGCTGGACCGGATCTATGAGTTGGATTATGAGCGGGACGTCCATCCCTTCCACAAGGCCGCGGGCCGGGTTCGGGCCCTGGAAACCATCCGTTTTTCCATTACCACCCACCGGGGCTGCTATGGAGAATGCCGTTTCTGTTCCATTCCGGTTCACCAGGGCCGGATCGTGATTTCACGCAGCGAGGCATCGATCCTGAAAGAAGCGGCCCGGATGTCCCGGCATCCCGAATTCAAAGGGATCATCCCGGACGTCGGCGGTCCCACCGCCAATATGTACGGCATCGAATGCGGCCGCAAGGGCAAACACGGGGCCTGCCGGAATAAAGGCTGCCTGACCCCGGTGATTTGCAACGACCTGCCCGTCAGCCATCACCGCCAAATCCATCTTTTGGAAAACCTCCGGCAACTGCCGGGAATCAAAAAGGTTTTCATCGGTTCCGGAATCCGCCACGACCTGGTCCTCAAGGATCAAAAATACGGGCAGCGCTACATAGAGGAACTTGTCCGGCACCACGTTTCCGGGCAGCTCAAGGTCGCGCCGGAGCATTCCGAGGAACATATTCTGCACTTGATGGGAAAGCCGGGCTTTCAGGATCTTTTGGAATTCAAGCGCCGTTTTGACCAATTGAACCAGCAACTTAACAAAAAACAGTATCTCACCTATTATTTCATCGCCGCCTATCCCGGCTGTACCCTAAAGGACATGGCGCAATTACGCCGGATCATTCGCCGCCGACTTGGCCTCCGACCCCAGCAGGTCCAGATTTTTACACCGTCTCCGGCCACGATTGCCACCCTGATGTATTATACCGCAACAGACCCGGACACCGGACGTCCGCTTTTTGTTGAAAAAAATATTGGGCGAAAAGAAGCCCAGAAAAAAGTTCTGGTGTCCCACGGCTCCCAGGTTCGCCGGACATCCGCTGAAAGGCCCGGCCGCAAGGTTCGTACCGGAGAACAAGATTCATGA
- the amrB gene encoding AmmeMemoRadiSam system protein B, whose protein sequence is MKIREATFAGSWYPDSAAGCKQEIKGFLKQAKVPSGSGKTFTGGIVPHAGWYFSGSIACNVFHCLKEEKAPDVIAVFGMHLHPGSPSYLMTAGAWETPFGPIEIEKTLAGELAKQFPFKIETAEKFTRDNTIELQLPFIKYFFEDAKLVPIGVPPTKTSLEIGKAVADIATRLGQRVKVIGSTDLTHYGYNYGFVVKGTGPAAVEWVRNENDRRVIDAMLAMDPDSVIREALENQNACCGGAAATAIAAAKQLGARQAESIAYATSYDKSPGDSFVGYVGIVF, encoded by the coding sequence ATGAAAATAAGAGAAGCAACTTTTGCAGGAAGCTGGTATCCGGACAGCGCTGCCGGATGCAAGCAAGAGATTAAGGGTTTTCTTAAACAGGCCAAGGTTCCGTCCGGTTCGGGCAAAACCTTTACCGGCGGAATCGTTCCCCATGCCGGTTGGTACTTTTCAGGCAGTATTGCCTGCAACGTATTCCATTGCTTAAAAGAAGAGAAAGCTCCGGATGTTATTGCGGTTTTCGGGATGCATCTCCATCCCGGTTCACCATCCTATCTGATGACCGCAGGCGCCTGGGAAACCCCTTTCGGCCCGATTGAAATCGAAAAAACACTGGCTGGCGAGCTGGCCAAACAATTTCCTTTTAAGATCGAGACTGCTGAAAAATTTACCCGGGACAATACCATCGAACTCCAGCTCCCTTTTATTAAATATTTTTTTGAAGACGCGAAACTTGTTCCCATCGGTGTGCCGCCGACAAAAACATCTCTGGAAATCGGAAAGGCTGTGGCGGATATTGCAACTCGGCTCGGCCAGCGGGTAAAAGTGATTGGATCGACAGACCTTACCCATTACGGTTACAATTATGGTTTTGTCGTTAAAGGTACAGGGCCGGCGGCGGTTGAGTGGGTGCGCAATGAAAACGACCGCCGGGTTATCGATGCCATGCTGGCCATGGACCCCGACAGTGTTATCAGAGAAGCACTCGAAAACCAGAACGCCTGCTGTGGCGGTGCCGCTGCTACGGCAATTGCCGCAGCCAAACAGCTTGGGGCCCGGCAGGCCGAAAGCATTGCTTACGCCACCAGTTATGATAAAAGCCCCGGTGACAGTTTTGTGGGATATGTGGGGATTGTTTTTTAA
- a CDS encoding YkgJ family cysteine cluster protein, whose translation MEHNPCLQCGACCALFRASFYWAETDEFTPGGVPAEMTYKLNDFRVAMKGTERQPPRCAALIGEIGRKVCCNIYDRRASVCREFEPSWQNHQSNPRCNQARLVWGLKPLSPDSWHDTSRFPKAA comes from the coding sequence ATGGAACACAATCCGTGTTTGCAATGCGGCGCCTGCTGTGCCCTGTTTCGGGCGTCGTTTTACTGGGCGGAAACCGATGAATTTACCCCTGGCGGGGTTCCCGCGGAAATGACGTATAAGCTTAACGATTTTCGCGTTGCCATGAAAGGTACCGAACGGCAGCCGCCTCGTTGCGCCGCCCTTATCGGTGAAATCGGCCGGAAAGTTTGCTGCAATATCTATGACCGGCGCGCTTCAGTCTGCCGGGAATTCGAGCCATCCTGGCAGAACCACCAGTCCAATCCGAGATGCAACCAGGCGCGCCTGGTATGGGGTTTAAAGCCCCTGTCGCCGGATTCCTGGCATGATACCAGCCGATTCCCCAAGGCTGCCTGA
- a CDS encoding radical SAM protein, protein MKTALIYPPSANPTAPYLSVPALTGYLRSNGVEVVPIDANIGAYDRLLQPSVLKALAQRVQARLTKLQQKPRLNHTDQLLFGRLWRGREAGRTAIKEIRTALEILRDRSKDLFFDPACYESALITVEAALSLISAAYAPLSMDFISYRTPFALLNASEIQKDARPNRNPFHDYFCELGERLAREQVRLAGISIAFPGQIQPAYALAYLLKRRLPELHLTVGGPAITQILVRLNPDELARGLGPFDTAVLFEGEQALLKLSRAVEKGERPAGVHRGEICQDLKALPAPDFDGLPLDRYLSPGLVLPYDPTRGCYWGKCAFCHYGLAEVGTARYRERPIARICEHLKLLTEKYDCRTFHFSQDTLAPRTAQKMARAFVSANLSIQWASDMRPEPALSPACCRDLADGGALALALGIESGAPRILNLMQKGIDPADIQAALSHLAEAGIATEAMCFTDFPGETYQEAMATIRLLRTFRNRIALFICGEFSLTPGARTARYPKDFGLAEVWQVSRDEFIKSPFFREKTASKTPRQQAKIDEAVAELSASYWLHNYPWAGSLSTAHTLLWYARYGPAVFRHMVGVRKSGRGSSASGRRSFSGYNPAEIIPLSETREIDIWETLNYEQRAVSRSAYHELADQIPPVFNRRGSRR, encoded by the coding sequence ATGAAAACCGCGCTGATCTATCCACCCTCGGCCAATCCGACGGCCCCCTATCTCTCCGTTCCCGCTCTGACCGGCTACCTGCGATCGAACGGCGTGGAAGTCGTCCCCATCGACGCCAACATCGGCGCCTACGACCGGCTTTTGCAGCCTTCCGTTTTAAAAGCCCTGGCCCAGCGGGTGCAAGCGCGCCTGACAAAGCTCCAGCAAAAACCGCGCCTCAACCATACCGACCAGCTTCTCTTTGGCCGGCTATGGCGGGGACGCGAAGCCGGCCGAACAGCCATCAAAGAAATCCGGACAGCCCTTGAAATTCTCCGGGACCGGTCCAAAGATCTGTTCTTTGATCCGGCTTGCTATGAATCGGCCCTAATCACCGTCGAAGCGGCCCTGAGCCTGATCAGCGCGGCTTATGCTCCCCTGAGCATGGATTTCATTTCCTACCGGACGCCCTTTGCCCTTTTGAACGCATCCGAAATACAAAAAGACGCCCGACCGAACAGAAATCCCTTTCACGACTATTTCTGCGAATTAGGGGAGCGTCTGGCCCGGGAACAGGTCCGGCTGGCAGGGATTTCCATTGCCTTTCCCGGTCAGATTCAACCGGCCTACGCCCTGGCCTACCTGCTCAAGCGCCGATTGCCCGAGCTGCACTTAACGGTCGGCGGACCGGCCATTACCCAGATCCTGGTCCGTCTGAACCCTGACGAATTGGCCCGGGGACTGGGACCGTTTGATACGGCGGTGCTGTTTGAAGGCGAACAGGCGCTGCTTAAACTCAGCCGGGCTGTTGAAAAAGGAGAACGCCCGGCCGGTGTCCACCGGGGTGAAATCTGTCAGGATCTTAAAGCCCTGCCGGCTCCGGATTTCGACGGGCTGCCCCTGGACCGCTATCTGTCCCCCGGCCTGGTTCTGCCCTATGATCCGACCCGGGGGTGTTACTGGGGCAAATGCGCCTTTTGCCATTACGGGCTGGCTGAAGTCGGAACCGCCCGCTATCGGGAACGACCGATTGCCCGGATCTGCGAGCACCTGAAACTGTTGACGGAAAAATACGACTGCCGGACATTTCACTTTTCACAGGACACCCTGGCGCCAAGAACCGCCCAAAAGATGGCCCGCGCGTTTGTTTCCGCAAATCTCTCCATCCAATGGGCTTCGGATATGCGGCCTGAGCCGGCGCTGTCGCCGGCGTGTTGCCGGGATCTGGCCGACGGGGGCGCCCTGGCCCTGGCCCTGGGCATTGAATCGGGGGCGCCCAGGATTCTCAATCTGATGCAAAAAGGCATCGATCCGGCGGATATCCAGGCCGCCCTGTCCCATCTGGCCGAAGCCGGAATCGCCACCGAAGCCATGTGCTTCACCGATTTTCCGGGAGAAACCTATCAGGAAGCCATGGCCACCATCAGACTCCTGCGGACTTTCCGCAACCGGATTGCCCTGTTTATTTGCGGCGAGTTCAGTTTGACGCCGGGCGCCCGAACGGCCCGATATCCAAAGGACTTCGGCTTGGCCGAAGTCTGGCAGGTGTCCAGGGACGAATTTATCAAATCCCCTTTCTTTCGGGAAAAAACCGCTTCCAAAACCCCCCGGCAACAGGCCAAAATCGATGAGGCCGTCGCGGAACTGTCGGCGTCCTATTGGCTGCACAACTACCCCTGGGCCGGGTCCCTGTCCACCGCTCACACCCTTTTGTGGTACGCGCGATACGGACCGGCTGTCTTCCGCCACATGGTCGGGGTGCGCAAATCCGGCCGGGGTTCGTCTGCATCCGGCCGCCGGTCTTTTTCCGGGTATAATCCGGCCGAAATCATCCCTTTGTCGGAAACCCGGGAAATCGACATATGGGAAACCCTGAACTATGAACAGCGCGCGGTCAGTCGCTCGGCTTACCATGAACTGGCGGATCAGATTCCGCCCGTCTTTAACCGGCGGGGAAGCCGGCGGTAA
- a CDS encoding acyl-CoA thioesterase yields MARNKIFTIDIEVRFRDLDAMGHVNNAVFFTYFEEGRKNFSHKIFNLKEPSEFTFIMAHISCDYLKPVKLSDRPSLQMWVKDIGNKSFDYGYKLIDRMDESIVYAAGESVQVCYDYKAETSIPVPEHMRTGLSEYLNPDIS; encoded by the coding sequence ATGGCACGCAACAAAATATTTACCATAGATATTGAAGTCCGGTTCCGTGATCTCGATGCCATGGGCCATGTGAACAACGCGGTTTTTTTTACGTATTTTGAAGAAGGGCGGAAAAATTTTTCCCACAAGATCTTTAATTTAAAAGAGCCTTCGGAATTTACATTCATCATGGCACATATCAGTTGCGATTATCTGAAACCGGTAAAATTGAGCGACCGCCCAAGCCTGCAAATGTGGGTCAAAGACATCGGAAACAAAAGCTTTGATTATGGCTACAAGCTGATTGACCGCATGGATGAATCGATTGTCTATGCAGCCGGTGAGTCGGTGCAGGTTTGTTATGATTACAAGGCCGAAACATCGATTCCGGTTCCCGAACATATGCGAACCGGACTATCCGAATATCTTAACCCGGATATTTCATAA
- the mtgA gene encoding monofunctional biosynthetic peptidoglycan transglycosylase, which yields MRKKKHILQSKISRFLVFIAGAILAAVALSVVLVIFLRWIPPPTSAFMMKRHLANLFQNEQRPPVRYRWVNRKSISPYMFIAVVAAEDQKFPHHWGFDFESIQQAVKKNKKGRRLRGASTITQQVAKNLFLWSDRSYVRKGLEAYFTTLLELLWPKKRILEVYLNVAEFGDGIYGVHTAAKTLLGKNPSQLTPSEAALLAAVLPNPKLLKVRAPSPYVLERAHWIEKQMEQLGGSGCLGKF from the coding sequence ATGCGCAAAAAAAAACATATTCTCCAGAGTAAGATCTCCAGGTTCCTGGTCTTTATCGCCGGCGCAATCCTTGCCGCTGTGGCCCTCTCCGTTGTATTGGTCATCTTTTTGCGCTGGATCCCACCGCCGACAAGCGCGTTTATGATGAAAAGACATCTTGCCAATCTTTTCCAGAACGAGCAACGCCCCCCCGTTCGCTATCGATGGGTAAATCGGAAATCGATTTCGCCTTACATGTTTATTGCGGTAGTTGCTGCTGAAGACCAAAAATTCCCCCACCATTGGGGCTTCGACTTTGAGTCGATCCAGCAGGCGGTGAAGAAAAACAAGAAGGGTCGCCGCCTCCGGGGAGCGAGCACAATCACCCAACAGGTCGCCAAGAATCTTTTTCTGTGGTCCGATCGCAGTTACGTGCGGAAAGGGCTTGAGGCATACTTTACGACACTTCTGGAACTGTTGTGGCCGAAAAAGCGCATACTTGAGGTTTATTTGAATGTGGCGGAGTTTGGAGACGGCATCTATGGGGTTCATACCGCCGCAAAGACTTTATTAGGAAAGAACCCCTCCCAACTAACGCCCAGCGAGGCGGCCCTTTTGGCGGCCGTGCTTCCGAATCCGAAGCTGCTGAAAGTGAGGGCTCCGTCGCCGTATGTCTTAGAAAGAGCGCACTGGATCGAGAAGCAAATGGAGCAGTTGGGCGGGTCTGGGTGTCTAGGAAAATTTTAG
- a CDS encoding ATP-binding protein: MKELIVISGKGGTGKTSLVAAFASLAENKVLCDADVDAADLHLITAPRVKESHDFQSGHTAIIHKDKCTDCGLCRDLCRWEAISANFEIDGITCEGCGVCVYFCPEKAIDFPLNTCGEWFISETRFGPMVHARLGIAEENSGKLVVLVRQEAKKLAEKEDLELILTDGPPGIGCPVIASIGGASAILIVAEPTVSGQHDMERVAQLAAHFNVPAMVCINKYDINLALSANIENYAKEKHLIRVGQIPFDPIFTKAMIQAQTLFEFDGNSTVCRAVLNVWENISKELGL; the protein is encoded by the coding sequence ATGAAAGAATTAATTGTCATCAGCGGCAAAGGAGGGACCGGAAAAACCAGTTTAGTTGCCGCTTTTGCCTCTTTGGCTGAAAATAAGGTGCTGTGCGACGCCGATGTGGACGCAGCCGACCTTCATCTGATCACCGCTCCCCGGGTGAAAGAAAGCCATGATTTTCAAAGCGGGCATACTGCGATTATTCATAAAGATAAATGCACGGATTGCGGTCTGTGCCGGGATCTGTGCCGATGGGAAGCCATAAGCGCTAATTTTGAGATTGATGGTATTACGTGTGAGGGCTGCGGTGTCTGCGTTTATTTCTGCCCTGAAAAGGCTATCGACTTTCCGCTAAACACCTGTGGGGAATGGTTTATTTCCGAAACCCGTTTCGGCCCCATGGTTCATGCCAGACTCGGCATTGCCGAAGAGAATTCAGGCAAACTAGTTGTCCTGGTGCGGCAGGAGGCCAAAAAACTTGCTGAAAAAGAAGACCTGGAACTCATTTTAACTGACGGACCGCCGGGGATCGGTTGTCCGGTAATCGCATCCATCGGTGGTGCCAGTGCCATACTCATTGTGGCCGAACCCACTGTATCCGGCCAACACGATATGGAACGCGTCGCTCAACTGGCCGCCCATTTTAATGTACCGGCCATGGTCTGCATCAACAAATATGATATTAATTTAGCACTATCCGCAAATATTGAAAATTATGCCAAAGAAAAGCATCTAATCCGGGTGGGCCAAATACCGTTTGATCCGATCTTTACCAAAGCCATGATACAGGCCCAGACCTTATTTGAATTTGACGGGAATTCAACCGTTTGCCGGGCCGTCCTAAATGTTTGGGAAAACATTTCAAAGGAACTTGGACTCTGA
- a CDS encoding ATP-binding protein, with protein sequence MMISIASGKGGTGKTTVATNLALSLDANVQLLDCDVEEPNCHLFIHPVYDSIETVKTPVPEVDQKKCNCCGKCGEICQFKAIVLIGEIVMSFPELCHSCGGCMVVCPEDAITEKGRELGVIHRGFRGKLELIHGKLRVGEAMSPPLIRKVRSFTDPDKITIIDAPPGTSCPVIASMKSTDFVLLVTEPTPFGLYDLELAVEAVKILKIPRGLVINRSDIGNDSVKLYAQKEELPILMEIPFDRRIAEAYSRGEVLVEVMPEWKEKFLDLYRGIKKILNGGA encoded by the coding sequence ATGATGATAAGTATTGCCAGTGGAAAAGGTGGAACCGGCAAAACAACAGTAGCGACCAACCTGGCCTTGTCACTTGATGCTAACGTTCAATTACTGGACTGTGATGTAGAAGAGCCGAATTGTCATCTATTTATCCATCCAGTTTACGACAGTATTGAAACAGTTAAAACCCCTGTCCCCGAGGTAGACCAAAAGAAGTGCAACTGTTGCGGAAAATGCGGCGAAATCTGTCAGTTTAAGGCCATTGTTCTCATCGGCGAAATCGTTATGTCCTTTCCTGAACTCTGCCACAGTTGCGGCGGATGCATGGTGGTTTGCCCGGAAGATGCCATTACCGAAAAAGGGAGAGAACTTGGCGTTATTCACAGGGGTTTTCGCGGAAAATTAGAGCTCATCCATGGGAAATTAAGAGTCGGCGAAGCCATGTCTCCGCCTTTGATAAGAAAGGTTCGCTCTTTTACCGATCCCGATAAAATTACAATTATTGACGCGCCTCCGGGTACATCCTGCCCTGTGATCGCTTCCATGAAGAGTACCGATTTTGTTTTACTGGTCACGGAGCCAACACCGTTCGGCTTGTACGATTTGGAGTTGGCTGTTGAAGCGGTTAAGATCCTTAAGATCCCGCGAGGATTGGTCATCAACCGCTCGGATATAGGAAATGATAGCGTTAAGTTGTATGCCCAGAAGGAAGAATTGCCAATTCTTATGGAAATACCTTTTGACAGGCGCATCGCCGAGGCCTATTCAAGGGGTGAAGTTCTTGTGGAAGTTATGCCTGAATGGAAAGAAAAGTTTCTTGATTTATACCGTGGGATTAAAAAAATATTAAATGGTGGAGCGTAA
- a CDS encoding NifB/NifX family molybdenum-iron cluster-binding protein, whose translation MKIVISSSGKNLDSMLDPRFGRCAYFLLVDTNDMSFEIFDNDNIALGGGAGIQAAQFVNTKGPVAVITGNCGPNAFQTLSTAGIEVFLGNTGTVRKALEAYLNGDLTSADNANAPDHSGIGTRRGMGMGRGMGLSTAGKKGLKRNKQTRGKS comes from the coding sequence ATGAAAATAGTGATAAGTTCCAGCGGGAAAAATCTCGACTCAATGCTTGATCCGCGATTCGGCAGATGTGCCTATTTCTTGCTTGTGGATACAAATGACATGAGCTTTGAAATTTTTGATAATGACAATATCGCTTTGGGCGGCGGTGCCGGGATCCAAGCGGCCCAGTTTGTGAATACCAAAGGTCCCGTAGCGGTCATCACGGGCAACTGTGGCCCCAATGCCTTTCAAACCCTTTCCACCGCCGGAATTGAAGTGTTTTTAGGAAATACCGGGACTGTAAGAAAAGCTCTGGAAGCCTATTTGAACGGGGATCTGACGTCCGCGGATAACGCCAATGCTCCTGACCACAGTGGTATAGGCACGCGCCGAGGTATGGGCATGGGCCGCGGCATGGGTTTGAGCACCGCTGGGAAAAAAGGTCTCAAAAGAAACAAACAAACTCGTGGCAAAAGCTAA